In one window of Candidatus Avedoeria danica DNA:
- a CDS encoding nucleotidyltransferase domain-containing protein translates to MPPTLTPPPPADLARYLATARAREAERQAALEAHRARALDVARQSALVLKTAFGARRVVLFGSLARGGKVSWRSDVDLAVWDVPADRYFVAVGRLQAIDPTVAVDVVRVEDAPPALRAVIDAEGVEL, encoded by the coding sequence ATGCCTCCAACCCTCACACCCCCACCCCCCGCCGACCTCGCCCGCTACCTGGCCACCGCCCGTGCACGCGAGGCCGAGCGCCAAGCCGCCCTCGAAGCGCACCGTGCGCGGGCATTGGACGTGGCGCGCCAGTCGGCGCTCGTGCTGAAGACGGCCTTTGGCGCGCGCCGCGTGGTGCTGTTCGGCTCACTGGCCCGCGGCGGCAAGGTCAGCTGGCGCAGCGACGTCGACTTGGCGGTCTGGGACGTGCCGGCGGACCGCTACTTCGTGGCCGTCGGCCGATTGCAGGCCATCGATCCGACGGTCGCCGTGGACGTGGTGCGGGTGGAGGATGCCCCGCCGGCCCTTCGCGCGGTGATCGATGCGGAAGGGGTGGAGCTGTGA
- a CDS encoding CPBP family intramembrane metalloprotease, whose protein sequence is MESQHAPTGSPTAAPLALFRRHPLITFFTLAYAISWATFYLLDGPVIFTIGPFLAAILTALIADGMGGLRDVARRILRWRVKRIWIAAAFVVPVAMGLAVAALTTVVGGAPMPVLERLGPWYSPLLLFAVLLFTADTLFEETGWRAFAMPRFPADRSPLANTLVLGVLLAGWHLPVALSEPGALGPYLVATIASAVVTNWIYFNGRESAFLAWMVHTAANTAGQSFMPLFGGESRVTYFWVLAAVNVGVAAAIVLLNGRELRAR, encoded by the coding sequence ATGGAATCGCAACACGCCCCGACCGGCAGTCCGACGGCTGCCCCGCTCGCGCTCTTTCGCCGCCACCCCCTGATCACGTTCTTCACGCTCGCCTACGCCATCTCGTGGGCCACGTTCTACCTCCTCGACGGTCCCGTGATCTTCACGATCGGCCCGTTCCTCGCGGCGATCCTCACGGCGCTGATCGCGGATGGAATGGGCGGCCTGCGCGACGTCGCCCGCCGCATCCTGCGCTGGCGCGTCAAGCGGATCTGGATCGCGGCCGCGTTCGTCGTGCCGGTGGCCATGGGACTGGCCGTCGCGGCGCTGACGACGGTCGTCGGCGGCGCGCCGATGCCGGTACTTGAACGGCTCGGACCGTGGTACAGCCCGCTCCTGCTGTTCGCCGTGCTCCTGTTCACGGCCGACACGCTGTTCGAGGAGACCGGCTGGCGCGCCTTCGCCATGCCCCGGTTTCCCGCCGACCGCTCGCCGCTGGCGAACACGCTGGTGCTGGGCGTGCTGCTGGCCGGCTGGCATCTGCCGGTCGCACTGTCGGAACCCGGCGCGCTCGGCCCGTACCTGGTGGCGACGATCGCGTCGGCGGTGGTGACGAACTGGATCTACTTCAACGGACGGGAGAGCGCGTTTCTGGCATGGATGGTCCACACGGCCGCGAACACGGCGGGGCAGTCCTTCATGCCGCTGTTCGGGGGGGAAAGCCGGGTGACGTACTTTTGGGTGCTGGCGGCGGTGAACGTAGGGGTGGCGGCGGCGATCGTTTTGCTGAACGGGCGGGAACTGCGCGCTCGGTAG
- a CDS encoding GNAT family N-acetyltransferase, which yields MRPFDTVTLTTARLSLRPLVPSDAEALFAVYSDPQVMRYWSTPPWPTIDAAHELITKDRAAHAAGTYIRLGIALQGTDVVFGTCTLFDFVVQCRRAELGYAMASKMWGHGYMHEALSALVVFGFDELDLNRIEADIDPRNAASARSLERLGFVKEGHLRERWIVDGEVSDSDLYGLLRSDWPATNTR from the coding sequence ATGCGCCCTTTCGACACGGTCACCCTCACCACCGCGCGCCTGTCCCTGCGCCCGCTTGTCCCGTCGGACGCCGAGGCGCTGTTCGCCGTGTACTCCGATCCCCAGGTCATGCGCTACTGGAGCACGCCCCCGTGGCCGACCATCGATGCGGCGCACGAACTCATCACCAAGGACCGGGCTGCGCATGCGGCGGGCACGTACATTCGGCTGGGCATCGCGCTGCAAGGTACCGATGTGGTCTTCGGCACATGCACGCTGTTCGATTTCGTGGTGCAATGCAGGCGGGCCGAGCTCGGGTACGCTATGGCCAGCAAGATGTGGGGACACGGCTACATGCACGAAGCACTCAGCGCGCTTGTGGTATTCGGGTTCGACGAACTGGACCTGAACCGCATCGAAGCCGACATCGATCCGCGCAATGCGGCATCGGCAAGAAGTCTGGAACGGCTGGGGTTCGTGAAGGAAGGACACCTGCGGGAACGCTGGATCGTCGATGGTGAGGTGTCGGACTCCGACCTGTACGGATTGTTGCGGAGCGATTGGCCGGCGACGAACACCCGGTGA
- a CDS encoding collagen-like protein, with the protein MTRTTLAIPAAFAAGAILFSLGASVAGQTNVVDTTKIRACVNTAGSPRFLAAGVTTCRSGERLVEWNAQGLAGAAGPIGPVGPAGLKGAKGDKGDKGEPGLDSQRAGQGFFDVFPEIGRVGFLDVPPGTTSADGAAVVGPATDGAVVGAVVDSSAADSVAADVVSAVVDPIVERKVYGFTTGQGLSDADADNDGMLDRVAAGDVSADGFGPVGIDLAVDGSRPSLAEAAASRHTFRAVTLFVEADMDGDGVIHAADAAGTADEGLVLLLENARIIRHGFAGGTDFLGGRRHDAAMSSIGNIRARTATVDAQGPTILLEHVELDFERITWLAQNAGTSTTLGRWDVREGHAD; encoded by the coding sequence ATGACTCGCACGACCCTCGCCATCCCAGCGGCCTTCGCCGCCGGGGCCATCCTCTTCAGCCTCGGCGCCTCGGTCGCCGGCCAGACGAACGTCGTGGACACCACCAAGATCCGCGCCTGCGTGAACACCGCCGGTTCGCCGCGATTCCTGGCGGCCGGCGTCACGACGTGTCGGAGCGGCGAGCGGCTGGTGGAGTGGAACGCGCAGGGATTGGCCGGAGCGGCCGGACCGATCGGCCCGGTTGGCCCCGCCGGATTGAAGGGAGCCAAGGGCGACAAGGGCGACAAGGGCGAGCCGGGACTGGACAGCCAGCGCGCGGGCCAGGGCTTCTTCGACGTCTTCCCCGAGATCGGCCGCGTCGGGTTCCTCGACGTGCCGCCGGGCACGACATCGGCCGACGGTGCGGCGGTGGTCGGCCCCGCGACGGACGGTGCGGTGGTCGGTGCGGTGGTCGACAGCTCCGCGGCGGACAGTGTCGCAGCCGACGTCGTTTCGGCCGTCGTCGACCCGATCGTCGAGCGCAAGGTGTACGGGTTCACAACCGGCCAGGGCCTCTCGGACGCCGACGCGGACAACGACGGGATGCTCGACCGCGTTGCGGCCGGCGACGTGAGTGCGGACGGCTTCGGGCCGGTCGGTATCGACCTGGCGGTGGACGGCTCGCGCCCGTCGCTGGCCGAAGCGGCGGCGAGCCGCCATACGTTCCGCGCGGTGACGCTGTTCGTCGAGGCCGACATGGATGGGGACGGCGTCATCCACGCGGCCGACGCGGCCGGCACTGCGGACGAGGGGCTTGTCCTGTTGCTGGAGAATGCCCGCATCATCCGCCACGGCTTCGCCGGCGGCACGGACTTCCTCGGCGGCCGACGCCACGACGCGGCGATGAGCAGCATCGGCAACATCCGCGCCCGGACGGCGACCGTCGATGCCCAAGGCCCGACCATCCTCCTCGAGCACGTCGAGCTCGACTTCGAGCGCATCACGTGGCTCGCACAGAACGCCGGCACGTCGACGACGCTGGGGCGGTGGGATGTGCGGGAAGGACATGCCGACTGA
- a CDS encoding DNA-binding protein — protein sequence MSEPSLRALAGAGYTRLSQLTGATAKELLALHGMGPKGIRILREALAAAGLSFAGADGREAYGRS from the coding sequence ATGTCGGAGCCTTCGCTGCGTGCCCTCGCCGGCGCCGGCTACACGCGCCTGTCGCAGCTGACGGGAGCGACGGCCAAGGAGCTGCTTGCGTTGCACGGCATGGGGCCGAAAGGGATCCGGATCCTGCGCGAGGCGCTGGCGGCGGCGGGGCTGTCGTTTGCGGGGGCGGACGGACGCGAAGCCTACGGACGGTCGTAG
- a CDS encoding metal ABC transporter permease, producing the protein MSYGLAMVLTGAGVAVACGVLGTFLVLRRMAMVADAISHAILPGLVAGYWLANGPSLAAGLLGAVAAALLMVGFVELLTRSGLVAGDAAIGVAFPALFALGTVLITRHFSGVHLDADAILYGNIEFAGLDVWRVGGRVLGPRPVWVGAGLALANTALVVALFKELKVSTFDPGLAATVGLSPAAVQIALMTAVAFTAAGAFSAVGAVLAVAFFIVPAATAYLWTDRLPRMVALSAAFGAASAGLGFTAAVRADTSVAGAMACAAGVLFGLSWLFAPKAGLVPRARQLARQRLQFAAETLAVHLMTHTGTPAEAEECTLSHLGEHLRWNDTWATAVVAEAVRRGWAVRDGERLRVTEAGRGVAVV; encoded by the coding sequence ATGAGCTACGGTCTGGCGATGGTCCTGACCGGCGCCGGCGTCGCCGTGGCGTGCGGCGTCCTTGGCACGTTCCTCGTCCTGCGCCGGATGGCGATGGTGGCGGACGCGATCAGCCACGCGATCCTGCCCGGCCTCGTCGCCGGCTACTGGCTGGCCAACGGCCCGAGCCTGGCCGCCGGCCTGCTCGGCGCCGTCGCGGCCGCGCTGCTCATGGTCGGCTTCGTCGAGCTCCTCACGCGCTCCGGTCTCGTCGCCGGCGATGCGGCGATCGGCGTCGCCTTTCCGGCCCTCTTCGCGCTCGGGACGGTGCTCATCACGCGCCACTTCAGCGGCGTCCACCTGGATGCCGACGCGATCCTGTACGGCAACATCGAGTTCGCCGGCCTCGACGTCTGGCGCGTCGGCGGCCGCGTCCTCGGCCCGCGGCCGGTGTGGGTCGGCGCCGGGCTGGCGCTGGCGAACACGGCGCTCGTCGTCGCGCTGTTCAAGGAGCTGAAGGTCAGCACGTTCGATCCCGGCCTGGCGGCGACGGTCGGCCTGTCGCCTGCCGCGGTGCAGATCGCGTTGATGACCGCCGTGGCGTTCACCGCCGCCGGCGCCTTCTCGGCCGTCGGCGCCGTGCTGGCCGTCGCCTTCTTCATCGTCCCCGCCGCCACCGCCTACCTCTGGACGGACCGCCTCCCGCGGATGGTCGCGCTCTCCGCCGCGTTCGGCGCCGCCAGCGCCGGCCTCGGCTTCACCGCCGCCGTCCGCGCCGACACGTCCGTGGCCGGCGCGATGGCGTGCGCCGCCGGCGTCCTGTTCGGCCTGAGCTGGCTCTTCGCCCCCAAGGCCGGCCTCGTGCCGCGCGCCCGCCAGCTCGCCCGCCAACGCCTCCAATTCGCCGCCGAAACGCTGGCCGTCCACCTGATGACGCACACCGGCACCCCCGCGGAAGCCGAGGAGTGCACGCTGTCCCACCTGGGCGAGCACCTGCGCTGGAACGACACATGGGCCACCGCCGTCGTGGCGGAGGCGGTGCGCCGCGGTTGGGCGGTGCGGGACGGGGAGCGGCTGCGGGTGACGGAGGCGGGGCGGGGGGTGGCGGTGGTGTGA
- a CDS encoding metal ABC transporter permease has product MLHDLVFDYTLRTIALGAAVLGVSSGVLGTFAVLRRQSLLGDALAHAALPGICLAYMATGSKAPVVLMVGAGVAGWLGALLLLKIVATTSLDEDAALGIVLATFFGFGIVLLTVMQKRPDAGQAGLDKFLFGQAAALVGAQVAVTALLGTAAIAVVVVFYKELKVLCFDPSFARSTGLAPRWLEVLVTSLVVVAVVIGLQTVGVVLMASMLVGPVVAARQWSDRLAIVLVLAGAIGAGSGVAGAVVSVAADRVPTGPAIILSLTAVALLSILFAPRRGVVPDAVRRRRRGLAAPVEVEAEAAR; this is encoded by the coding sequence CTGCTGCACGACCTCGTGTTCGACTACACGCTGCGCACGATCGCCCTCGGCGCGGCCGTGCTCGGCGTCTCGAGCGGCGTGCTCGGCACGTTCGCCGTGCTCCGCCGCCAGAGCCTGCTCGGCGACGCGCTGGCGCACGCGGCCCTGCCGGGGATCTGCCTGGCGTACATGGCCACCGGCTCCAAGGCGCCGGTCGTGCTGATGGTCGGCGCCGGGGTGGCCGGCTGGCTGGGCGCGCTGCTCCTGCTGAAGATCGTCGCCACGACCTCGCTCGACGAGGACGCGGCGCTCGGGATCGTGCTGGCGACGTTCTTCGGGTTCGGCATCGTCCTGCTCACGGTCATGCAGAAGCGACCGGACGCGGGCCAGGCCGGGCTGGACAAGTTCCTGTTCGGCCAGGCCGCGGCGCTCGTCGGCGCGCAGGTGGCCGTGACCGCCCTGCTCGGAACGGCGGCCATCGCCGTCGTCGTCGTGTTCTACAAGGAGCTGAAGGTCCTGTGCTTCGACCCGAGCTTCGCGCGCAGCACCGGCCTCGCACCGCGTTGGCTGGAGGTCCTCGTCACGTCGCTCGTCGTCGTCGCCGTCGTCATCGGCCTGCAGACCGTGGGCGTGGTGCTGATGGCTTCGATGCTCGTCGGGCCGGTCGTCGCGGCGCGGCAGTGGTCCGATCGCCTGGCCATCGTTCTCGTCCTGGCCGGCGCGATCGGCGCGGGCTCCGGCGTCGCGGGCGCCGTCGTAAGCGTCGCCGCCGACCGCGTGCCGACGGGGCCGGCGATCATCCTCAGCCTGACGGCCGTCGCGCTCCTGTCGATCCTGTTCGCGCCGCGGCGCGGCGTCGTGCCGGATGCGGTCCGGCGGCGCCGGCGCGGGCTCGCCGCGCCGGTCGAGGTCGAGGCGGAGGCGGCCCGATGA
- a CDS encoding metal ABC transporter ATP-binding protein, whose amino-acid sequence MMNAERVDAAPIDGAPPLEIADLTVAYRERPVLWDIDLTVPKGVLAAVVGPNGAGKSTLIKAVLDLIPRAAGTIRVFGQPYADVRRRVGYVPQRTSVDWDFPTDALDVVLMGTYGKLGWIRRPGRAEVATALACLDQVGMADFARRQISQLSGGQQQRVFLARALAQDADLYLMDEPFVGVDATTERSIVELLHALKAQGRTVLCVHHDLDSAPDYFDHLVLLNVRLIADGPFAAAFTQANLMKAYGGRTHAFKHGA is encoded by the coding sequence ATGATGAACGCGGAACGGGTCGACGCGGCGCCGATCGACGGTGCACCACCCCTCGAGATCGCCGACCTGACCGTCGCCTACCGCGAACGGCCCGTGCTGTGGGACATCGACCTCACCGTGCCGAAGGGCGTGCTGGCCGCAGTCGTCGGGCCGAACGGCGCCGGCAAGTCGACGCTGATCAAGGCGGTGCTGGACCTGATCCCGCGCGCCGCCGGAACGATCCGGGTGTTCGGCCAGCCGTACGCCGACGTCCGGCGCCGCGTGGGCTACGTGCCGCAGCGCACGAGCGTGGACTGGGACTTCCCGACGGACGCGCTGGACGTCGTGCTCATGGGTACGTACGGCAAGCTGGGCTGGATCCGCCGTCCCGGGCGCGCCGAAGTCGCCACGGCGCTTGCCTGCCTCGACCAGGTCGGGATGGCGGACTTCGCCCGGCGGCAGATCAGCCAACTGTCCGGCGGCCAGCAGCAGCGCGTCTTCCTGGCCCGCGCCCTGGCCCAGGACGCCGACCTCTACCTGATGGACGAGCCGTTCGTCGGCGTGGACGCCACGACGGAGCGCTCGATCGTCGAGCTGCTGCACGCGCTGAAGGCGCAGGGCCGAACGGTGCTGTGCGTCCACCACGACCTCGATTCGGCGCCCGACTACTTCGACCACCTCGTCCTGCTGAACGTCCGGCTGATCGCCGACGGCCCGTTCGCCGCCGCGTTCACGCAGGCGAACCTGATGAAGGCGTACGGCGGCCGGACGCACGCGTTCAAGCACGGGGCGTGA
- a CDS encoding zinc ABC transporter substrate-binding protein, with translation MNRTFAVGIGVLAAVAAGCVPAAPRATDDVTARPLRVTTTVGMITDAVREVGGARVAVTGLMGPGIDPHLYKPTASDVIALGDADLILYGGLHLEGRMVELFEHIADGGTATVAVTRDIPPGSLRHPPAFEGAPDPHVWFDVALWQSAVHTIAAALAARDPGSTALYTANRDRYMAELEALDAWVDGQANTVPTAQRILITAHDAFGYFGDRYGFDVRGIQGISTASEASASDIQSLADLIAERQLKAVFVESSVPPATVEALKAAVASRGWRVAIGPALFSDALGEPGAPAGTYVGMVRHNVTAIVEALR, from the coding sequence ATGAACCGAACGTTCGCCGTAGGAATCGGGGTGCTCGCCGCGGTGGCCGCCGGCTGCGTGCCCGCCGCCCCACGCGCCACGGACGACGTGACGGCGCGGCCGCTGCGCGTGACGACGACCGTCGGCATGATCACCGATGCGGTGCGCGAGGTCGGCGGCGCGCGCGTGGCGGTGACCGGACTGATGGGCCCGGGCATCGACCCCCACCTCTACAAGCCGACGGCCAGCGACGTGATCGCCCTCGGCGATGCCGACCTCATCCTGTACGGCGGGTTGCACCTGGAAGGGCGGATGGTCGAGCTCTTCGAGCACATCGCCGACGGCGGCACCGCGACCGTGGCGGTCACGCGCGACATCCCGCCGGGCTCGCTGCGGCACCCGCCGGCGTTCGAGGGCGCGCCCGACCCGCACGTGTGGTTCGATGTGGCGCTGTGGCAGTCGGCCGTTCACACGATCGCCGCCGCACTCGCGGCGCGGGATCCCGGATCGACGGCGCTGTACACGGCGAATCGCGACCGTTACATGGCCGAACTCGAGGCGCTCGATGCATGGGTCGACGGACAGGCGAACACCGTCCCGACGGCCCAGCGCATCCTGATCACCGCCCACGACGCCTTCGGCTACTTCGGCGACCGCTACGGCTTCGACGTGCGCGGCATCCAGGGAATCAGCACGGCGTCGGAGGCCAGCGCATCGGACATCCAGTCGCTGGCCGATTTGATCGCCGAGCGCCAACTGAAAGCGGTGTTCGTCGAGTCCAGCGTGCCGCCGGCGACGGTCGAGGCGCTGAAGGCCGCCGTCGCCAGCCGCGGCTGGCGGGTGGCGATCGGCCCGGCGCTCTTCTCGGACGCGCTCGGCGAGCCGGGCGCACCCGCCGGCACATACGTCGGCATGGTCCGCCACAACGTGACGGCAATCGTGGAGGCGCTGCGATGA